DNA sequence from the Actinomycetes bacterium genome:
TGACCGCCATCGCGCCGGCGGCCTTGAGGTCCTCGGCCGTCACCGGCCGGCCGTCGTAGTCGTAGCCGATGACGACTCTGCCCAGCCGCCCCCGCATGTCGGCCAGCGACGTGGACAACGCCAGGATCACCATGATCTCGGACGCCGCGGTGATGTCGAACCCGCTCTGCCGCGGGACGCCGTCCATCCTGGCGCCCAGGCCGACGACGAGGTTGCGCAACGCGCGGTCGTTCACGTCGAGCACCCGTCGCCAGGAGATGTTGCGCGGGTCGATGCCCAGTTCGTTGCCGTGATGCAAGTGGTTGTCGACCATGGCCGCGAGCAGGTTGTGCGCGGCTGTGACGGCATGGAAGTCGCCCGTCAGGTGCAGGTTGAGCGTCTCCATGGGCACGACCTGGCTGTAGCCACCGCCGGCCGCGCCACCCTTGATCCCGAACGTGGGGCCCATCGACGGCTGGCGCAGCGCGAGGGTGGCCCTCCGTCCCAGGTGGCCGAACGCCTGGGCCAGACCGACGGCGGTCGTCGTCTTGCCCTCGCCCAGCGGCGTCGGCGTGACCGCGGTCACCAGCACGTACTTCGCCGGCGGCCGGTCGGCCAGCGCCGCGGCGGCCGACAGCGAGATCTTGGCCACGTGCCGGCCGTACGGGTCGAGATACTCGGCCGCGATACCGGCGCGAGCGGCGACCTCCTCGATCGGCTGCATGACGGCGGCGCGGGCGATGTCCAGGTCGGTGGGGGTGCTCGTCGTGGTCACGGGTGCCAGCGTGGACCCGACGGATACCGTGCGGCAAAGGACGTAGGTCCCCGGCGTGTCGGCCGGTCGTCCCGGGGGAGGCACAATGACGCGGTGCCTGGCTACAGCGGACCCCCTGAGCTGACCGCGCAGCGGCTGCTGACCGCCTGGACCCTGGACCTGACCGCCCTGCTCGTCCTGCTCGCCTTCGGAGTCGCCTACGCGGCCGGGGTCGTCGCGCTGCGCCGCCGCGGGGATCGCTGGCCGGTTGGCCGGTTGGTGAGCTTCGCGGCCGGGCTGGCCGTCCTGGTCGTGGCGACCTGCGGGTTCCCCGGCGTGTACGCCCACGTGCTGTTCTGGATCTTCGTCGTCCAGGTCTGCCTGCTGCTGCTCGCGGGGCCGATGCTGCTCGGCCTGGGGGCGCCGGTGTCGCTGACCAAGGTCGCGCTCAGTGAGCGGTCGCTGCACTGGACCCAGCGCCGGGGGGCCCGCTGGCTGTGGCAGGCCGCCCGGCTGCCGGGACTGGCCCCGTTCATCCTCATCGTGGTGACGTCCGCGCTGTTCTTCACCAGCTGGATGCCGTACGCGCTGTCGCACTCCGGCGCCTACCACGGGCTGCAGCTGCTGCTGCTCGCGATCGGCATGCTGATCGTGCTGCCGGTGACCGACGAGAGCGTGCTGCTCAGCTCGTTCGCGTACGCCGTCATGGTGGGCGTGACCTTCGTTGAGTTCCTGCTCGACGCGATCCCGGGCATCGTGCTGCGGTTCACCGGGCACCTGATCGCCCCGGAGTACTGGCTGGCGGTGGGCCGGCCCTGGGGGCTCAGCCCGATCGACGACCAGCACCGGGCCGGCAGCTGGCTGTGGTTTTTCGGCGAGTTCGTCGACCTGCCGTTTATCGCGGTGCTCGTGCTGGCCTGGATCAAGTCGGACGCCCGCGAGGCTGCCGTGGTCGACCGCGAGCTCGACCTGGCCCAGCTCGCGGTCACGCCGGCGGATGAGGACGAGCCGGCGGCGCTGATGCGGCCCTGGTGGGAGACCGACGCCTCGGTGCTCGGTGAGGACCGGGCCCGACGGCACGGCTGGAGCACCGGCCGACCCGGTCCTTGACTTCTCCCGCCGGTGCCTGAACCCTTCCGCCATGCGGTTGCTGCCGTTCGTCGTCGCGCTCATCGGCGTCCTGGCGCTGGTCGGCTGGTTCAGCTGGGACGCCCGCCGGCCGTTGGGTGCGTCCCCGCGCACGACCCGCCGCACCGCTGACCGCGACGACGACTCGACCGCGTCGGCGTCGCCGTGTCCGACGCCGCACTGGCACAACCCGGGCGTCGACCGGATCTGACCGTGCCCCCGGGCGCCCCGCTCGAACGCTCCCGCAGAACGCCGATAAGAGACATTATGTCAAGTTACCCGTGAAACCGCCCCCCGGCGTCCCGTGCCACCGGTCATCTGGTCGCGGCCCACCGTCGCTGGCTGCCGAAGTAGTTGGCCAGGTTCCAAGCCATCGCCGACACCGGCTGGACGGCGAAGAACACGATCCCGGCCATCTCCGGAGTCCCGGGCAAGAACTCGGCGTCACCGTCCGCGCGGTACTTGCCCGCGTACGCCGCGACCACCGACGGGTGCCCAGCCGGGTCATCGGCGTTCTCGGCCAGCCCGCGCACGATGAGCACGTCGTCGCCGCTCTCCAGGTGCAGCACGATCCGCGGGTCGGCGGCCAGGTTGGCCGCCCGGACTGACCCGGGGTCGCTGTAGAACCACGGGACGCCGTCGACCAGGACGCCCCAGACGGGCACCGCGTGCGGGCCGTCCGGGCCAGCCGTCGCCACCCACCAGTTGCGCGCCCCGGCCAGCCGGGCGGCGGCGTCCGCCCACGTCAGCGCCACCGGCTCGGTCATGGCTCCCCCGTTCCTTGCGTCGGTCGATGTCGGTCAGTCGACCGGCCAGGTGTGCACCGGCTGGTTGCCGTGCATCTGCTCGACGTACCGCTGGGTCATCCGGCGCAGTGCGTCCGGCCGGCTGTGTCCGGCGTCCTCCAGTGCGTGCACCACGTCGGTCTGCCACGCGGCGCCGTTCCGCCCGGTGATGCAGCGCCGCTCGATGACCCCGAGCAGCCGCTCCCGGACCGCGTCGTCCACGCCCCAGTCCTGCAGCCCCTCGTGGGCCAGCGGCAGGATCCAGCGCAGCACCAGCTCGGTGACCGGCACCTCCCCGTGGCCGGGCCAGTACAGCACTGCGTCGATCCCCTTCTGCGCCGCCGTCAGGAAGTTCTCCTCGGCCGTGGCGAACGACATCTGGCTCCACAGCGGCCGGTCCATCTGCGCCATCGAGCGGAGCGCGCCGAAGTACAGCGCGCCGTTGGCCAGGGTGTCGACCACGGTGGGTCCGGCCGGCAGTACCCGGTTCTCGACCCGCAGGTGCGGCCGGCCGCCGACGACGTCGTACACCGGGCGGTTCCAGCGCCACACCGTTCCGTTGTGCAGCCGCAGCTCCTGCAGGTGCGGCGTCCGCCCGGCCGCCAGCTCGGCGGCCGGGTCCTCGTCGGCCACGATCGGCAGCAGCGCCGGGAAGTACCGGCTGTTCTCCTCGAACAGGTCGAACACGCTGGTGATCCACCGCTCGCCGAACCAGACGCGCGGGCGGACCCCTTGCGCCTTCAGCTCGGCCGGGCGGGTGTCAGTCGCCTGGGTGAACAGCGCGATGCGGGTCTCCCGCCACAGCTCCTTGCCGAGGAAGTACGGCGAGTTGGCGCCCATCGCGACCTGGACGGCGGCCAGGCACTGGGCCGCGTTCCATCGACTGGCGAAGTCGTCCGGGCTGACCTGCAGGTGGAACTGGACGCTGGTGCAGGCCGCCTCGGGCAGGATCGTGTCGGCATAGGTCTCCAGGCCCTCCACGCCGTTGATGTCGATGTGCAGGTCCTCCCCGCGCGCCATCAGCATCTGCTCGTCGAGCAGGGCGTACCGCGGGTTCTCACTGATGCTCTCGTGGGTGAGGTGCTCGGACATCAGCGTCGGCAGGATCCCGATCATCACCAGGCCCGCACCCAGCTCACTCGCCTTGGCGTTGGCCCGGTTGAGCTGGCCCCGCAGGTCGGCCTCGAGGTCGACCACGGAGTCCCGCTCGAGCATCCGCGGGAGCAGGTTCACCTCGAGGTTGAACCGGGCCAGCTCGGTCTGGAACGACTCGTCGTCGATCGCCCGCAGCACCTCGGAGTTGAGCATGGCCGGGCTGCCGTTGGCGT
Encoded proteins:
- a CDS encoding cytochrome c oxidase assembly protein, which produces MPGYSGPPELTAQRLLTAWTLDLTALLVLLAFGVAYAAGVVALRRRGDRWPVGRLVSFAAGLAVLVVATCGFPGVYAHVLFWIFVVQVCLLLLAGPMLLGLGAPVSLTKVALSERSLHWTQRRGARWLWQAARLPGLAPFILIVVTSALFFTSWMPYALSHSGAYHGLQLLLLAIGMLIVLPVTDESVLLSSFAYAVMVGVTFVEFLLDAIPGIVLRFTGHLIAPEYWLAVGRPWGLSPIDDQHRAGSWLWFFGEFVDLPFIAVLVLAWIKSDAREAAVVDRELDLAQLAVTPADEDEPAALMRPWWETDASVLGEDRARRHGWSTGRPGP
- a CDS encoding glutamate--cysteine ligase; this translates as MGEDIDRRVFTREDRVRYREKVHRCLDVFAQMLAEDRFDFERPMTGMEIELNLVDANGSPAMLNSEVLRAIDDESFQTELARFNLEVNLLPRMLERDSVVDLEADLRGQLNRANAKASELGAGLVMIGILPTLMSEHLTHESISENPRYALLDEQMLMARGEDLHIDINGVEGLETYADTILPEAACTSVQFHLQVSPDDFASRWNAAQCLAAVQVAMGANSPYFLGKELWRETRIALFTQATDTRPAELKAQGVRPRVWFGERWITSVFDLFEENSRYFPALLPIVADEDPAAELAAGRTPHLQELRLHNGTVWRWNRPVYDVVGGRPHLRVENRVLPAGPTVVDTLANGALYFGALRSMAQMDRPLWSQMSFATAEENFLTAAQKGIDAVLYWPGHGEVPVTELVLRWILPLAHEGLQDWGVDDAVRERLLGVIERRCITGRNGAAWQTDVVHALEDAGHSRPDALRRMTQRYVEQMHGNQPVHTWPVD
- a CDS encoding pyridoxamine 5'-phosphate oxidase family protein, with amino-acid sequence MTEPVALTWADAAARLAGARNWWVATAGPDGPHAVPVWGVLVDGVPWFYSDPGSVRAANLAADPRIVLHLESGDDVLIVRGLAENADDPAGHPSVVAAYAGKYRADGDAEFLPGTPEMAGIVFFAVQPVSAMAWNLANYFGSQRRWAATR